A single window of Rubripirellula lacrimiformis DNA harbors:
- a CDS encoding zinc metalloprotease — protein MLRHDLTSMVVDGSHRGVRIVVDEISGRFTRVSNDLWQSLCSGTATEDEWQQARQVGWTRHRSEAKSTKFSPLYVRLTIGSIDTVAQHLAGVTGWLFGRRAVMFWATTILFAFALVISHRQQWMASFDSLGNFFAQANPIVLGGFFVATKVIHELAHAVMCRRVGSRCGSVGVLLLCGMPCPFCDVSDTARQPSAWRRASVMLAGIYVELIIASIATFVWLAARDPSVAWYAFNLMFVCGISTLVFNANPLMRYDGYFVLSDWIGSVNLRSEARSAFRAWVVAPIAGPGYRIRFSGGVRTGCLALYHAASTLYRLVVLVAIASMGLALADRIHLRSAMIALLAVAATMMLFRTARTWAAAIIGRGDWGGVSSVRRGGILIGGAALSLMLVGMPLPRYRSAIGHVDAVEAVQVFLPVDSIVADVNCGLGDHVHSGTTLALLSDDRMKIDLASLRGKIREAEAISWISRRFEISNGAGSGGSRSGVADAEVVHWNKKLASIQIRADKNDVRAPVSGMVLPAEPTLPNDSLRGTMMLADYVGTLSTSSKAWCRISPDGQLHAVLQVDARDRNHIRLRSAVRMTIAARPDEVIDSWIESVSSIDSDAGSTVRRGGFEVLCPLPMVDSDQVMAMLGSQCRAVVRLPNQSLAGDAWQKWKGWNGE, from the coding sequence GTGCTGCGTCATGATTTGACCAGCATGGTGGTCGACGGATCCCATCGCGGTGTCCGCATCGTGGTCGACGAAATCAGTGGCCGATTCACGCGAGTGTCCAATGATCTGTGGCAGTCGCTGTGCAGTGGTACCGCGACCGAAGACGAATGGCAACAGGCGCGTCAGGTGGGTTGGACCCGCCATCGATCGGAAGCCAAGTCCACCAAGTTTTCGCCGCTGTACGTTCGACTGACAATCGGGTCGATCGATACCGTTGCCCAGCATCTAGCGGGTGTTACCGGGTGGTTGTTCGGCCGCAGGGCTGTCATGTTTTGGGCCACCACGATCCTGTTTGCCTTCGCATTGGTGATCAGTCATCGACAGCAGTGGATGGCGTCGTTCGATTCCTTGGGAAACTTTTTCGCCCAGGCCAATCCCATCGTGCTGGGCGGATTCTTCGTCGCCACGAAAGTGATTCACGAACTGGCGCACGCGGTGATGTGCCGCCGAGTGGGATCGCGATGTGGTTCGGTCGGCGTGCTGTTGTTATGTGGAATGCCCTGCCCTTTTTGTGATGTTTCCGATACGGCAAGACAACCATCGGCATGGCGTCGTGCATCCGTGATGTTGGCGGGGATCTATGTCGAACTGATCATCGCGTCGATCGCGACATTCGTTTGGTTGGCCGCACGGGATCCATCGGTGGCTTGGTATGCGTTCAATTTGATGTTCGTATGCGGCATCAGCACGCTGGTGTTCAATGCCAATCCGCTGATGCGATACGACGGCTACTTTGTGTTGTCCGATTGGATCGGCAGCGTGAACCTGCGCAGCGAAGCGCGTAGCGCTTTTCGTGCCTGGGTGGTGGCTCCGATCGCCGGACCCGGTTATCGAATTCGATTCAGCGGCGGCGTGCGTACAGGATGCTTGGCGCTCTATCACGCAGCATCGACGCTGTATCGGTTGGTCGTGCTGGTCGCGATCGCGTCGATGGGATTGGCGCTGGCCGATCGAATTCATTTGCGATCGGCGATGATCGCGTTGTTGGCTGTTGCTGCCACTATGATGCTTTTCCGAACGGCGAGGACTTGGGCTGCGGCGATCATCGGTCGCGGCGATTGGGGCGGAGTCTCTTCCGTCCGCCGTGGAGGGATCTTGATCGGTGGTGCTGCGTTGTCGTTGATGTTGGTTGGAATGCCGCTGCCCCGGTATCGAAGTGCGATCGGTCACGTGGATGCCGTCGAGGCGGTGCAGGTGTTTTTGCCAGTCGATTCAATCGTCGCCGACGTCAACTGCGGATTGGGGGACCATGTCCATTCCGGCACGACACTCGCTCTGCTAAGTGATGATCGGATGAAGATCGACCTGGCGTCGCTGCGCGGAAAAATTCGCGAAGCCGAGGCGATCAGTTGGATCTCCCGAAGATTCGAAATATCAAACGGCGCCGGCAGTGGCGGATCGCGGTCGGGGGTGGCTGATGCCGAGGTCGTTCATTGGAACAAGAAGTTGGCGTCGATTCAAATCCGCGCTGACAAGAATGACGTGCGAGCCCCGGTCAGCGGAATGGTGTTGCCGGCCGAACCGACGCTGCCTAACGATTCGCTTCGTGGAACGATGATGCTGGCCGATTATGTGGGCACCCTTTCCACGTCATCCAAAGCTTGGTGCCGAATCAGTCCCGACGGTCAACTGCATGCCGTGCTGCAAGTCGACGCCAGAGATCGCAACCACATTCGATTGCGATCCGCGGTGCGGATGACGATCGCAGCGAGGCCCGATGAAGTGATTGATTCGTGGATCGAATCGGTTTCGTCGATCGATTCGGATGCTGGATCCACCGTCCGACGTGGCGGATTCGAAGTGCTCTGTCCGCTGCCGATGGTCGACAGCGATCAGGTGATGGCGATGCTTGGCAGTCAATGTCGCGCGGTGGTGCGATTGCCCAACCAAAGTTTGGCGGGCGATGCATGGCAAAAATGGAAGGGTTGGAATGGCGAGTAG
- a CDS encoding FMN-binding protein codes for MQAARVVLVGALLLSIPRPRDARPVASGDPPPIDAVRLLLIDSVLLDSALPESGQSEPGSIADRVTLGDHDDHGLWALQDDAGNTLGSVARTLPTAQDVVGYRGPTEALILFDPDLVIVAVDVLNSADTTEHVAAVRDDAGFLNQFAGWAWGGPSGDVRIDGVSGATLTSLAMAQGVMRRIGGDRPSLVFPDEITADEREEWIQSDDTASRLVRTGPLSDKIIGYQGPTELLLRLRADDRVEKLAIRHSFDNEPYVDYVRTERSFWKRFEGQSLDELSRLDPQAAGIEGVSGATMTSMAVADTLVAAAAESVRRQKMTSESAKRNAAPWVRWTMADGVTIGILLIAGIASRWGWFRSRWGRMAWLISVVVVIGFWAGNLVSMALVAGWATEGIAWRLAPGLAAIAAVALLVPPLTKANPYCNHLCPHGALQQLVRPKPKSRRHLRLSRRTHSVLTWGPGVTLVIAYLALLAMPTLDLASWEPFHAYLVRIAGWGSIGLALLTIAVSALVPMAYCRVGCPTGRLIEYLRLRATSHRWGPADTVACGLLSIAWAVRWL; via the coding sequence ATGCAGGCTGCCCGAGTGGTCTTAGTCGGCGCCTTGTTGTTGTCGATTCCAAGGCCTCGAGACGCGCGGCCGGTTGCTTCGGGCGACCCGCCGCCGATCGATGCGGTCCGGTTGCTGCTGATCGATTCGGTTTTGCTGGATTCGGCGCTGCCTGAATCCGGGCAATCCGAGCCTGGGTCAATCGCCGACCGCGTCACCTTGGGCGACCATGACGATCACGGGTTGTGGGCATTGCAAGACGACGCTGGCAACACGCTAGGGTCGGTCGCTAGGACATTGCCGACCGCCCAGGACGTGGTCGGGTACCGCGGACCCACCGAAGCGCTGATTCTGTTCGACCCCGACTTGGTCATCGTGGCGGTCGATGTCTTGAACAGTGCCGATACCACCGAACACGTGGCGGCGGTCCGCGACGATGCCGGTTTCTTGAACCAGTTTGCTGGTTGGGCCTGGGGCGGGCCCAGCGGTGATGTCCGTATCGACGGTGTGTCCGGTGCCACGCTGACTTCGTTGGCGATGGCACAGGGGGTGATGCGGCGAATCGGCGGTGATCGACCATCGTTGGTGTTCCCCGACGAGATCACGGCTGACGAGCGGGAGGAATGGATTCAAAGCGATGACACGGCCAGCCGGTTGGTTCGCACCGGGCCATTGTCCGACAAAATCATCGGGTATCAGGGGCCGACCGAACTGCTGTTGCGACTTCGTGCGGATGATCGCGTCGAAAAATTGGCGATCCGGCACTCCTTCGATAACGAACCCTATGTCGATTACGTCCGGACCGAACGCAGTTTTTGGAAGCGGTTCGAAGGGCAAAGTCTGGATGAACTTTCGCGGCTGGACCCACAGGCCGCTGGCATCGAAGGCGTCTCGGGGGCGACGATGACCAGCATGGCGGTTGCCGACACCCTGGTCGCGGCGGCTGCCGAATCGGTGCGACGACAGAAAATGACCAGCGAATCGGCCAAGCGGAATGCGGCCCCGTGGGTGCGTTGGACGATGGCCGATGGCGTCACCATCGGCATCTTGCTGATCGCTGGCATTGCCAGTCGATGGGGGTGGTTTCGGTCACGATGGGGCCGGATGGCGTGGTTGATTTCGGTCGTTGTCGTGATCGGATTTTGGGCGGGCAATCTTGTTTCGATGGCATTGGTGGCCGGATGGGCGACCGAGGGGATCGCGTGGCGGTTGGCGCCGGGGTTGGCTGCGATCGCCGCCGTTGCACTGCTGGTGCCGCCGCTGACGAAGGCCAATCCGTACTGCAATCACCTGTGCCCACACGGGGCGCTGCAGCAATTGGTCCGACCGAAACCCAAATCACGTCGGCACCTGCGATTGTCGCGGCGGACCCATTCCGTGCTCACCTGGGGGCCGGGCGTGACACTGGTGATCGCCTATCTGGCGCTGCTGGCCATGCCGACCTTGGATCTGGCATCCTGGGAACCCTTTCACGCCTATCTGGTCCGCATCGCCGGTTGGGGATCAATCGGATTGGCATTGCTGACGATCGCTGTTTCGGCGCTGGTGCCGATGGCGTACTGCCGGGTCGGGTGCCCGACCGGCCGGTTGATCGAATACCTGCGGTTGCGAGCGACCAGCCACCGCTGGGGGCCTGCCGACACGGTCGCCTGTGGCTTGCTATCGATCGCCTGGGCTGTGCGCTGGTTGTGA
- a CDS encoding efflux RND transporter periplasmic adaptor subunit, which produces MSSATASQPFVFQPSARADAADRSVDVVGETRREIAEIVREVAAAVRSDRSQAQFVSLLADRTLRAMAAEGVVFWQRDSACDSLAYRCVHRIGRVTDRSIADECRPAHERLLAEIGAEGSPVVVPATPGAVDPDVPSNPTETPAALVPIDGDGSLAGSDYIFEVFLEPGGGVATQRGYLRFVAQMADLAGEFLRADQLRSLRRRESVASMVDDLTAQMHRCNDRQKLGGLIVDGAADGFGFDRVGLLKFPAANKHHASPELIAVSHVHAIDQKSAAAQQLRQVADFELNADGCRWFDSTSTPKESGADAAQDGKLSVRAIAAAVDSAKDSADYRLVGMQVSGQPAITDEFRDQWVRFATHADLAMRNIDPVHGRRAGATWTWWSTAASPIRRCLAWGSLATVLTVAAVFPIPLVIDAPAVIRPADAQMVFAPRNATVDSIVVRHGDAVVQGQTLLTLSDDLLDEEIGSLISELGILYQQERRFTRAMADASSANSQQIEKTQSDVTLVAEKIASANERLELLRMVQKSLVVTADRDGVVDAWQIESQLQSRPVARGDALMRVIAADSKWWVEARVPQNRVAHLQHASSSASPQPSTVTASDGSTVGQPGESKVVAQVSLDSDPGHIMQASLVRIGPAVMVEGESFPATATLLQLNAGDGASILDPRQNRNPSGAPARAMFRCGYQPAAYVLFQDLYHAIRDTTRLYLAGASSESRESS; this is translated from the coding sequence GTGAGTTCGGCCACCGCTAGTCAGCCGTTTGTCTTTCAGCCCTCGGCTCGCGCCGATGCGGCAGATCGATCGGTCGATGTGGTCGGCGAAACTCGACGCGAGATCGCAGAGATCGTGCGTGAAGTCGCGGCGGCGGTTCGCAGCGACCGGTCGCAGGCTCAGTTCGTTTCCCTGTTGGCGGACCGGACTCTACGCGCGATGGCCGCCGAAGGGGTCGTGTTTTGGCAGCGTGATTCGGCCTGCGATTCGCTTGCCTATCGCTGTGTGCATCGGATCGGACGAGTCACCGATCGTTCGATCGCCGACGAATGCCGCCCAGCCCACGAACGTTTGTTGGCCGAAATCGGTGCGGAGGGATCACCGGTGGTGGTGCCCGCGACACCGGGCGCAGTCGACCCCGACGTACCAAGCAATCCGACCGAAACGCCCGCGGCACTGGTGCCGATCGATGGGGACGGATCGCTTGCGGGATCGGACTACATTTTCGAAGTCTTTCTGGAACCCGGTGGCGGTGTCGCAACTCAGCGAGGTTATCTGCGTTTTGTCGCTCAGATGGCCGACTTGGCGGGCGAATTTTTACGTGCCGACCAACTGCGATCTCTGCGGCGTCGCGAATCCGTGGCTTCGATGGTCGACGATCTGACCGCTCAAATGCACCGCTGCAACGACCGCCAAAAACTAGGTGGTTTGATCGTCGATGGTGCCGCCGACGGATTTGGTTTTGACCGGGTCGGGCTGCTGAAGTTCCCAGCGGCCAACAAACACCATGCATCGCCTGAATTGATTGCGGTCAGCCATGTTCATGCGATCGACCAGAAATCCGCGGCCGCACAGCAGCTTCGCCAAGTCGCTGATTTTGAATTGAATGCCGACGGGTGTCGTTGGTTCGATTCGACATCGACGCCCAAGGAATCGGGTGCCGACGCGGCCCAGGACGGAAAACTCTCTGTACGCGCGATCGCCGCCGCCGTGGACTCTGCCAAAGATTCAGCGGACTACCGTTTGGTGGGGATGCAGGTCAGTGGGCAGCCTGCCATCACCGACGAATTTCGCGACCAATGGGTGCGGTTTGCGACACACGCCGATTTGGCGATGCGGAATATCGATCCGGTGCATGGAAGACGCGCCGGTGCAACCTGGACTTGGTGGTCGACCGCTGCTTCGCCGATCCGGCGATGTTTGGCTTGGGGGTCGTTGGCGACGGTGTTGACGGTCGCCGCTGTGTTTCCAATCCCGCTGGTGATTGATGCCCCGGCGGTTATTCGACCGGCCGATGCGCAGATGGTTTTCGCACCGCGCAATGCGACCGTGGATTCGATCGTCGTCCGCCATGGAGACGCCGTCGTCCAAGGACAAACCTTGTTGACCTTGTCGGATGATTTGCTGGACGAAGAAATCGGGTCGTTGATAAGTGAATTGGGCATCCTGTACCAACAGGAGCGAAGGTTCACTCGCGCGATGGCAGACGCTTCGTCCGCCAACTCACAGCAGATTGAAAAAACGCAAAGCGATGTCACTTTGGTCGCCGAGAAAATCGCGTCCGCGAATGAACGCCTGGAACTGCTGCGGATGGTCCAGAAATCTCTTGTCGTGACTGCAGACCGTGACGGGGTCGTCGATGCATGGCAGATTGAATCGCAACTGCAATCGCGTCCGGTCGCGCGCGGCGACGCCTTGATGCGAGTGATCGCGGCCGATTCGAAGTGGTGGGTTGAGGCCAGAGTGCCTCAGAACCGGGTCGCCCATCTGCAACATGCCTCATCATCGGCGTCGCCCCAACCGTCCACGGTGACCGCGTCGGATGGATCCACCGTGGGCCAGCCTGGGGAATCCAAAGTGGTCGCGCAAGTGTCGCTGGATTCGGATCCGGGGCACATCATGCAAGCGTCGTTAGTGCGGATTGGTCCGGCGGTGATGGTCGAGGGTGAATCGTTTCCGGCCACGGCGACCTTGCTGCAACTGAACGCTGGCGACGGCGCGTCGATTTTAGATCCACGCCAAAACCGCAATCCATCCGGTGCTCCGGCGCGTGCGATGTTCCGCTGCGGATACCAACCGGCGGCGTACGTATTGTTCCAAGATCTGTATCACGCGATCCGCGACACCACGCGGTTGTATTTGGCGGGTGCATCCTCTGAATCACGAGAATCGTCATGA
- a CDS encoding efflux RND transporter periplasmic adaptor subunit: MNRMLPTLAVWICLTVSSSVTSQDNAGVQVDDSVVRFASEVDVPALESGPLAEIFVRQNDSIEADSPIARLHSHSLQIERRSAKARYDSAERDAANQIDIQRAEKALEYAVAELETKTSMQNEFRGAVARAEIRKLRLGVELQKLEVRQAELDQGKALTNQALFGAELSLLDNQLENMEAQSPISGVVLDVAKSVGEWVNKGETIATVGRMDRLHIHAFVNSRQLAPALCKGLPVSVTWKDDVDGREVSLRGTVLSVDPQSFSGGRFRLHAEIANVQRGDNHGQWLLRPGTDVQMTVYPSVSVSRRQSASGTR, encoded by the coding sequence ATGAATCGAATGTTGCCAACCTTGGCTGTGTGGATCTGTTTGACCGTTTCGTCGTCGGTGACATCGCAGGATAACGCGGGTGTCCAAGTCGACGACAGTGTTGTCCGCTTCGCAAGCGAAGTGGATGTTCCAGCGCTCGAAAGTGGTCCCTTGGCTGAAATCTTTGTTCGCCAAAACGATTCGATCGAAGCCGACAGCCCGATCGCTCGGCTGCACAGTCATTCGCTGCAGATCGAACGGCGATCGGCGAAGGCTCGCTATGATTCAGCTGAAAGGGACGCTGCCAACCAAATCGATATCCAGCGAGCCGAAAAGGCATTGGAATATGCTGTCGCGGAATTGGAAACCAAAACTTCGATGCAGAACGAGTTTCGTGGCGCTGTCGCACGGGCCGAGATCCGAAAATTGAGACTCGGCGTCGAGCTGCAAAAACTGGAAGTTCGACAGGCCGAGCTGGATCAAGGCAAGGCACTCACCAACCAGGCGCTGTTTGGCGCCGAGTTGTCGCTACTGGACAATCAACTAGAAAACATGGAAGCCCAAAGCCCGATTAGCGGTGTCGTCTTGGACGTCGCAAAGTCGGTCGGCGAATGGGTCAACAAGGGGGAAACGATTGCGACCGTCGGACGCATGGACCGATTGCATATCCACGCTTTCGTCAATAGTCGCCAACTTGCTCCCGCGCTGTGCAAAGGGTTGCCTGTCAGTGTCACCTGGAAAGACGACGTCGATGGTCGCGAAGTGTCCCTGCGTGGCACCGTGCTGTCGGTTGATCCACAATCGTTTTCAGGCGGACGTTTTCGGTTGCACGCAGAAATCGCCAACGTTCAACGCGGTGACAACCACGGTCAATGGCTGTTGCGTCCCGGAACCGATGTTCAGATGACGGTGTATCCCTCCGTCTCTGTTTCGCGGCGCCAGTCCGCATCGGGGACCCGATGA
- a CDS encoding peptide chain release factor family protein, with amino-acid sequence MASSSSSPADDTPELPSPDDRMPVSMVDGVHPVWLDDDALLTQCDLRFQRRSGPGGQHRNKTSSGVFLHHEPTGVTAEATERRSQADNRSVALSRLRFRLAVQRRSPSVLEIPASPPAAEFRQRYRGHPLKFRDTHPDRPVVLSLLLDDLHASGGQPSAVAKIWKVSTTSIVNLMKSHPAAFTLVNEIRSHHGRRPLK; translated from the coding sequence ATGGCGAGTAGTTCATCGTCGCCAGCCGACGATACGCCTGAATTGCCGTCACCGGATGATCGAATGCCGGTGTCGATGGTCGACGGAGTCCATCCGGTATGGTTGGATGACGATGCGCTGCTGACGCAGTGTGACCTGCGTTTCCAACGCCGTAGCGGTCCCGGTGGCCAACATCGCAATAAGACCAGTTCAGGTGTTTTCCTGCATCACGAACCGACCGGGGTGACGGCCGAGGCGACCGAACGACGGAGCCAGGCGGACAACCGATCGGTGGCGTTGTCGCGGTTGCGTTTCCGATTGGCCGTCCAGCGACGCAGTCCATCGGTTTTGGAAATTCCAGCCAGCCCGCCGGCGGCGGAATTTCGCCAACGATACCGCGGCCATCCGTTGAAATTTCGTGACACCCATCCCGATCGGCCCGTTGTCCTGTCGCTATTGCTGGACGATCTGCACGCCAGCGGCGGGCAGCCCAGTGCGGTTGCCAAAATCTGGAAAGTTTCGACGACCAGCATCGTCAATCTGATGAAGTCACACCCGGCGGCTTTCACGTTGGTCAACGAAATTCGCAGCCATCACGGGCGCCGCCCGCTGAAGTGA
- a CDS encoding FAD-dependent oxidoreductase produces MSKTTWITLFALILMCPRLSAAEIFVETESFEDLGGWKLDTQFIQQMGSPYLLAHGLGQPVDDATTKIQVDQAGKYRVWVRTFDWVARWGAQPSPGKFQVVIGELPLDETFGTQGDDWGWHDGGTVNLDAGTTSLRLHDLTGFNGRCDCLYLTTDLATEPPDASGVLSDWRRGQLGLPSQPRSRGPYDLVVVGGGYSGMGAALSAARMGCRVALVQDRPVLGGNGSSEVRVWAMGNIRRGKFPRIGEIIEEFADNAKKSPGTYEEFGDDLKESVVRAEPNIDLLLNHHAYAAEMDGQKIQSISALDTRSGQEVKILGNYFVDCTGHGWLGGWAGADMEMAKGGRMGMSNMWAWDEAGSPTQFPKTPWALDLNMEDFPYPRDHHGQWFWESGFDKDALGGAEAIRDWNLRAVFGAFNAMKNRDGAGDHADAILTWVAYIGGPRESQRLMGDVVLNQDDVVAKRDFPDGCVPSTWSIDLHYPKEEFADKFPDNPFISKAVHDRRVDRSYGYPVPYRCFYSRNIDNLFMAGRCISVTHEALGTVRVMKTCGMMGEVVGKAASICAINQCSPRDVYADHLGELLTLLELPGKARRSTPSAPIVIPDDALPLAGPLGPPTGKSTDKLEGIVVDDVSAKFTGKWTEGAGLKGYVGYGYRYASGSGDATATFVLKPKTSGQYEVRFFTSAHENRSTRTPVAIQHGDLVRQHQVDQRQDRELDYVVVDQLPLQAGQDVIVTVQCGQADGNVHVDAVSLVEVK; encoded by the coding sequence ATGTCAAAAACGACTTGGATAACCCTGTTCGCATTGATTCTGATGTGTCCACGACTGTCGGCTGCAGAAATCTTTGTGGAAACCGAAAGTTTCGAGGATCTGGGCGGCTGGAAACTGGATACCCAGTTCATCCAACAAATGGGGTCGCCCTACCTGTTGGCCCACGGTTTGGGCCAGCCCGTGGACGACGCGACGACCAAGATTCAGGTCGACCAAGCGGGGAAATATCGAGTCTGGGTTCGCACCTTTGATTGGGTCGCACGATGGGGCGCCCAACCTTCACCAGGCAAATTCCAAGTGGTGATCGGTGAATTGCCGCTGGACGAAACCTTTGGCACCCAGGGCGATGATTGGGGATGGCACGATGGCGGAACCGTCAATCTGGATGCCGGAACGACCAGCCTGCGATTGCACGATTTGACCGGATTCAACGGACGTTGCGATTGTTTGTACCTCACGACCGACTTGGCGACCGAGCCGCCGGATGCCAGCGGTGTATTGTCGGATTGGCGACGCGGGCAACTCGGTTTGCCCAGCCAACCGCGTAGCCGTGGGCCGTACGACTTGGTGGTCGTCGGTGGCGGGTATTCGGGAATGGGAGCCGCGCTGTCGGCCGCTCGAATGGGCTGCCGCGTTGCATTGGTGCAAGACCGTCCGGTCCTGGGCGGAAACGGATCCAGCGAGGTGCGAGTTTGGGCGATGGGCAACATCCGCCGAGGCAAGTTTCCTCGGATTGGTGAGATCATCGAAGAGTTCGCCGATAACGCGAAAAAGTCCCCGGGCACCTACGAAGAATTTGGTGACGATCTGAAAGAGTCCGTGGTGCGGGCTGAACCGAATATCGATCTGCTGCTGAACCACCACGCCTACGCTGCCGAAATGGATGGCCAAAAGATCCAATCCATCTCGGCTCTGGATACTCGCAGTGGCCAGGAAGTGAAGATCTTGGGCAACTACTTCGTGGACTGTACCGGTCATGGCTGGCTGGGGGGCTGGGCAGGTGCCGATATGGAAATGGCGAAAGGTGGCCGGATGGGGATGAGCAACATGTGGGCTTGGGACGAAGCCGGTTCGCCGACGCAATTCCCCAAAACGCCTTGGGCACTTGACCTGAACATGGAAGACTTTCCCTATCCACGCGATCACCATGGCCAATGGTTCTGGGAAAGCGGTTTTGACAAGGATGCTCTCGGCGGCGCCGAAGCGATCCGCGACTGGAACCTTCGCGCCGTGTTCGGTGCCTTCAACGCGATGAAGAACCGCGACGGTGCCGGTGACCATGCCGATGCGATTTTGACATGGGTGGCTTACATCGGTGGGCCGCGCGAAAGTCAACGTTTGATGGGGGACGTCGTGCTGAACCAAGATGACGTGGTCGCCAAGCGTGATTTTCCCGATGGTTGTGTGCCCAGCACGTGGTCGATCGACCTGCACTATCCCAAAGAAGAATTCGCCGACAAGTTTCCGGATAATCCGTTCATTTCCAAGGCGGTTCATGACCGACGTGTCGATCGATCGTACGGATATCCGGTCCCCTACCGGTGTTTCTATAGCCGCAATATCGACAACCTGTTCATGGCCGGTCGTTGCATCAGCGTGACGCACGAAGCTTTGGGCACGGTACGCGTCATGAAGACCTGTGGGATGATGGGCGAAGTCGTTGGCAAGGCCGCGTCGATTTGTGCCATCAACCAATGCAGCCCCCGTGATGTCTACGCCGATCACCTGGGCGAATTGTTGACGTTGTTGGAATTACCCGGCAAAGCGCGTCGCAGCACCCCTTCGGCTCCGATCGTGATTCCTGATGATGCGTTGCCTTTGGCCGGTCCGTTGGGACCACCGACTGGCAAATCGACCGACAAGTTGGAAGGAATCGTGGTCGATGACGTCAGTGCAAAATTCACTGGCAAATGGACCGAAGGAGCGGGGTTGAAAGGTTACGTTGGCTACGGCTATCGATACGCTTCGGGCAGCGGTGATGCGACCGCAACCTTTGTGCTGAAACCAAAAACATCCGGCCAATACGAAGTGCGTTTCTTTACCTCGGCCCACGAGAATCGATCCACCCGCACACCCGTCGCGATTCAGCACGGGGATCTGGTTCGCCAGCACCAAGTGGACCAGCGGCAGGATCGTGAACTGGATTACGTGGTCGTCGATCAGTTGCCTTTGCAAGCCGGCCAGGACGTCATCGTGACGGTCCAATGTGGTCAGGCCGATGGGAACGTTCACGTCGATGCGGTGTCGCTGGTTGAGGTGAAGTGA
- a CDS encoding fumarylacetoacetate hydrolase family protein, with the protein MVTCRYRNEDDAIEYAMFSEGKICPLPGVNDQNFFSSNVAVDASDETWRNAPDAFLPPTPTPEKVICIGLNYRDHAIETGAEIPSEPVVFSKFNTTLIGHGGVIRLPSISKKVDYEAELVVVIGKEAKHVPQDQAMDYVYGYTCGHDVSARDWQKGRPAGQWLLGKSFDTFAPVGSCVVPKSEVPDPSDLRVRMRLNGEVVQDSTTAQLIFDIPTLIAHLSKFMTLKPGDLIFTGTPPGVGDARNPPVYLKDGDECTVEIDGIGMLTNTCQDEVAP; encoded by the coding sequence ATGGTGACTTGCCGATATCGAAACGAAGATGACGCGATCGAGTACGCGATGTTCAGCGAAGGCAAAATTTGTCCGCTGCCCGGCGTCAACGATCAAAACTTTTTCAGTTCGAATGTCGCGGTCGATGCATCGGATGAAACCTGGCGAAACGCGCCGGACGCATTCTTGCCGCCGACCCCGACGCCCGAAAAAGTGATCTGCATCGGTTTGAACTATCGTGACCACGCCATCGAAACCGGCGCGGAAATTCCTTCGGAACCGGTTGTCTTCAGCAAATTCAACACCACCCTAATCGGACATGGCGGTGTGATCCGGTTGCCTAGCATCTCTAAGAAAGTGGACTACGAGGCCGAACTGGTCGTGGTGATCGGCAAAGAAGCCAAGCATGTGCCCCAAGATCAGGCGATGGACTACGTCTACGGGTACACCTGTGGCCACGACGTGTCGGCTCGCGACTGGCAAAAAGGTCGGCCGGCGGGACAGTGGTTATTGGGCAAATCTTTCGACACGTTTGCCCCGGTCGGTTCCTGCGTGGTGCCAAAGTCCGAAGTTCCCGACCCATCGGACCTGCGAGTGCGAATGCGGCTCAACGGCGAAGTCGTTCAAGACAGCACCACCGCTCAGTTGATTTTTGATATCCCGACGCTGATCGCCCATCTTTCCAAATTCATGACGTTAAAACCCGGCGATCTGATCTTTACGGGAACGCCGCCGGGAGTCGGGGATGCCCGCAATCCGCCTGTGTATTTGAAGGATGGGGACGAGTGCACGGTGGAGATCGACGGCATCGGAATGCTGACCAACACCTGTCAAGATGAAGTGGCACCCTAG